A genomic window from Streptomyces sp. MST-110588 includes:
- a CDS encoding NUDIX hydrolase: protein MSSTTNGQWYPPEWPDRIRALTKGELTPAAPRRAATVLLLRDTDAGGPAVHMLRRRASMAFAGGAYAYPGGAVDPRDERPVAWAGPSLSQWAARLGVTPYESYGDAPAGPYAEASAGPYGAAPTGPYGDTPAAPAAGAEPAASSATPSQEAAAQAIVCAAVRETFEEAGVLLAGPSADSVVADTTGEDWEADRAALVARELSFADFLARRGLVLRSDLLGAWARWITPEFEPRRYDTWFFVAVLPEGQRTRNASTEADRTVWMRPGEAAAGYDRGELLMMPPTISTLRGLQPYATAAQALAASGERDLTPVLARAVLKDGEIELSWPGHDEFTKHIAPASGGADSSGPSGSARPARPAEGPAL, encoded by the coding sequence ATGTCGTCGACGACCAATGGCCAGTGGTATCCGCCTGAATGGCCGGACCGCATCCGTGCGCTCACGAAGGGGGAGCTGACTCCCGCCGCGCCGCGCCGGGCCGCGACCGTTCTGCTCCTCCGGGACACCGACGCCGGTGGTCCAGCCGTCCATATGCTGCGCAGACGCGCCTCCATGGCTTTCGCCGGGGGCGCGTACGCGTATCCGGGCGGCGCCGTCGACCCGCGCGACGAGCGGCCGGTGGCCTGGGCCGGGCCGTCGCTGTCCCAGTGGGCCGCCCGTCTCGGCGTGACGCCCTATGAGTCGTACGGCGATGCCCCGGCCGGTCCGTACGCTGAAGCCTCGGCCGGTCCGTACGGCGCTGCACCGACCGGTCCGTACGGTGACACCCCGGCCGCACCGGCTGCCGGAGCGGAACCGGCGGCCTCGTCCGCCACGCCCTCCCAGGAGGCGGCGGCGCAGGCCATCGTCTGTGCGGCGGTACGGGAGACCTTCGAGGAGGCCGGGGTGCTGCTCGCCGGCCCGTCGGCCGACTCGGTCGTGGCGGACACCACGGGCGAGGACTGGGAGGCGGACCGCGCGGCCCTGGTCGCGCGGGAGCTGTCCTTCGCGGACTTCCTGGCCCGGCGCGGCCTCGTCCTGCGCTCCGACCTGCTGGGCGCCTGGGCGCGCTGGATCACCCCGGAGTTCGAGCCGCGGCGCTACGACACCTGGTTCTTCGTCGCCGTGCTGCCGGAAGGGCAGCGCACCCGCAACGCGTCCACGGAGGCGGACCGTACGGTGTGGATGCGCCCGGGCGAAGCCGCCGCGGGGTACGACCGCGGGGAACTGCTGATGATGCCGCCGACGATCTCCACGCTGCGCGGCCTTCAGCCGTACGCCACCGCGGCCCAGGCCCTGGCCGCGTCCGGTGAACGCGACCTGACGCCCGTACTGGCGCGCGCGGTGCTCAAGGACGGCGAGATCGAGCTGAGCTGGCCGGGACACGACGAATTCACCAAGCACATCGCCCCGGCGAGCGGGGGCGCGGACAGCTCCGGTCCATCTGGTTCGGCCCGTCCGGCCCGTCCCGCAGAAGGGCCCGCCCTATGA
- a CDS encoding agmatine deiminase family protein: protein MDFRINGWGGKQNHPRDGRAARTLLRHVGVPRIDARITGEGGAVEVDGAGTLLATESSLVNDNRNPGVTRVGIERALCRALGVTEVIWLAGVRTRGADGWRSSSCRSPARPGQDRWPGAGLPHFLPQLLRGERGRLMPRADDRAASIVRDLHPGRAVRQVTTDAIAEGVAASTVRPSSSR, encoded by the coding sequence GTGGACTTCCGCATCAACGGCTGGGGCGGCAAGCAGAACCACCCGCGCGACGGCAGGGCCGCCCGTACGCTGCTGCGCCACGTGGGCGTTCCCCGTATCGACGCGCGGATCACGGGGGAGGGCGGTGCGGTGGAGGTGGACGGCGCGGGCACGCTGCTGGCCACCGAAAGCTCGCTGGTCAACGACAACCGCAACCCCGGCGTCACGCGGGTCGGCATCGAACGGGCGCTGTGCCGCGCCCTGGGCGTGACCGAGGTCATCTGGCTCGCGGGCGTACGGACGCGCGGGGCAGACGGCTGGAGATCGTCGAGCTGCCGGAGCCCGGCCCGTCCCGGCCAGGATCGGTGGCCGGGGGCCGGCCTTCCTCATTTCCTACCTCAACTGCTACGTGGCGAACGGGGTCGTCTCATGCCGCGCGCCGACGACCGCGCGGCCTCGATCGTCCGCGATCTGCATCCGGGGCGCGCGGTCCGGCAGGTGACCACCGACGCCATCGCCGAGGGGGTGGCGGCATCCACTGTGCGACCCAGCAGCAGCCGCTGA
- a CDS encoding MBL fold metallo-hydrolase, with the protein MTYAAALPGQPRGGDIAGPATARARCVLAPNPSAMTLDGTNTWIVAEPDSDLAVVIDPGPLDESHLKAVIEAAEEAGKRVALTLLTHGHPDHAEGAGRFAELTGTAVRALDPALRLGDEGLAAGDVITTGGLELRVVPTPGHTADSLSFHLPADAAVLTGDTVLGRGTTVVAHPDGRLGDYLDSLRRLRSLTVDDGVSTVLPGHGPVLNDAQGVVEFYLAHRANRLAQVETAYEAGHRTPSEVVASVYADVDRSLWPAAELSVRAQLDYLHEHGLI; encoded by the coding sequence ATGACGTACGCAGCCGCGCTCCCCGGGCAGCCCCGCGGCGGGGACATCGCCGGGCCCGCCACCGCCCGCGCCCGGTGCGTCCTCGCCCCGAATCCCTCCGCCATGACGCTGGACGGCACGAACACCTGGATCGTCGCCGAGCCGGACTCCGACCTCGCCGTCGTCATCGACCCGGGGCCGTTGGACGAGTCGCACCTCAAGGCTGTCATCGAGGCGGCGGAAGAGGCCGGCAAGCGCGTCGCGCTGACCCTCCTGACGCACGGACATCCGGACCACGCCGAGGGCGCCGGGCGCTTCGCCGAGCTGACGGGCACGGCCGTACGGGCCCTGGACCCGGCCCTGCGCCTGGGCGACGAGGGGCTGGCGGCGGGTGATGTGATCACCACCGGTGGCCTGGAGCTGCGCGTCGTACCCACTCCCGGGCACACCGCCGACTCGCTCTCCTTCCACCTGCCGGCCGACGCCGCTGTTCTGACGGGCGACACGGTCCTGGGACGCGGTACGACGGTCGTGGCGCACCCGGACGGCCGTCTCGGCGACTACCTCGACTCGCTGCGCCGGCTGCGGTCGCTGACGGTCGACGACGGCGTGTCCACGGTCCTGCCGGGGCACGGCCCCGTACTGAACGACGCGCAGGGCGTGGTCGAGTTCTATCTGGCGCACCGGGCGAACCGGCTGGCCCAGGTGGAGACGGCGTACGAGGCGGGGCACCGTACGCCGTCGGAGGTCGTCGCGAGCGTGTACGCGGACGTGGACCGCTCGTTGTGGCCGGCCGCCGAACTCTCCGTACGGGCCCAGCTCGACTACCTGCACGAGCACGGGCTGATCTGA
- a CDS encoding RidA family protein: MSAVEDKITSLGLKLPEVVPPLATYQPAVRSGAYVFTSGQLPMVDGTLPATGKVGAEVSPEQAKELAATCALNALAAVKSVIGDLDKIQRVVKVVGFVASAPEFTGQPGVVNGASELLGEILGDKGVHARSAVGVAVLPIDAPVEVEIQVEVAE, from the coding sequence ATGAGCGCCGTCGAGGACAAGATCACCTCGCTCGGGCTGAAGCTCCCCGAGGTCGTGCCCCCGCTCGCCACGTACCAGCCCGCCGTGCGCTCCGGCGCGTACGTCTTCACCTCCGGCCAGCTCCCGATGGTGGACGGCACGCTGCCCGCCACCGGCAAGGTCGGTGCCGAGGTCAGCCCTGAGCAGGCCAAGGAACTGGCCGCGACCTGCGCGCTGAACGCGCTGGCCGCCGTGAAGTCCGTGATCGGCGATCTGGACAAGATCCAGCGGGTCGTGAAGGTCGTCGGGTTCGTCGCCTCCGCACCGGAGTTCACCGGTCAGCCGGGTGTCGTCAACGGCGCGAGCGAGCTGCTGGGCGAGATCCTGGGCGACAAGGGCGTGCACGCGCGCTCCGCGGTGGGTGTGGCGGTGCTTCCGATCGACGCGCCCGTCGAGGTCGAGATCCAGGTCGAGGTCGCGGAGTAG
- a CDS encoding ArsA-related P-loop ATPase, with protein MSRLHVVSGKGGTGKTTVAAALALALATEGRRTLLVEVEGRQGIAQVFETEALPYEERKIAVAPDGGAVHALAIDAERALLDYLQMFYKLGGAGRALKKIGAIDFATTIAPGLRDVLLTGKACEAVRRKDRRGRFVYDAVVMDAPPTGRITRFLNVNDEVAGLAKIGPIHNQAQAVMRVLKSPETAVHLVTLLEEMPVQETADGVRELRAAGLPVGGVVINMTRPTVLDAGEVDIAANGARTGIAQALSRAGLGGARRGGLADRLIDPLLEQAREHAERVALERAQHAELSRLDLPTYELELLPEGVDLAGLYRLARDLRKQGPI; from the coding sequence GTGAGCAGGCTCCATGTCGTCAGCGGCAAGGGTGGCACCGGTAAGACCACGGTCGCCGCTGCCCTCGCCCTAGCCCTGGCCACCGAGGGACGCCGCACCCTCCTGGTCGAGGTCGAGGGCCGACAGGGCATTGCCCAAGTGTTCGAGACAGAGGCGCTTCCGTATGAGGAGCGCAAGATCGCCGTGGCGCCCGATGGCGGAGCGGTGCACGCACTGGCCATCGACGCCGAGCGCGCCCTGCTGGACTACCTCCAGATGTTCTACAAGCTGGGCGGCGCCGGACGGGCGCTGAAGAAGATCGGCGCGATCGACTTCGCGACGACCATCGCCCCCGGCCTGCGGGACGTCCTGCTGACGGGCAAGGCGTGCGAGGCGGTCCGCCGCAAGGACAGGCGCGGGCGGTTCGTGTACGACGCGGTGGTCATGGACGCCCCGCCGACCGGCCGCATCACCCGGTTCCTGAACGTCAACGACGAGGTCGCCGGACTGGCCAAGATCGGCCCCATCCACAACCAGGCGCAGGCCGTGATGCGCGTCCTGAAGTCTCCCGAAACCGCTGTGCACTTGGTCACGCTCCTGGAGGAGATGCCCGTCCAGGAGACGGCGGACGGCGTCCGGGAGCTGCGGGCGGCGGGGCTCCCGGTGGGCGGTGTCGTCATCAACATGACCCGCCCCACCGTGCTGGACGCCGGCGAGGTCGACATCGCCGCCAACGGGGCGCGTACCGGCATCGCCCAGGCCCTCTCCCGGGCCGGACTGGGCGGGGCACGCCGCGGCGGCCTGGCCGACCGCCTCATCGACCCGCTGCTGGAGCAGGCCCGTGAGCACGCCGAGCGGGTCGCGCTGGAGCGTGCCCAGCACGCGGAACTGTCACGGCTGGACCTGCCCACCTATGAGTTGGAGCTGCTCCCCGAGGGAGTGGACCTCGCCGGTCT
- a CDS encoding DUF4177 domain-containing protein: MTKWEYVTVPLLVHATKQILDTWGEDGWELVQVVPGPNNPEQLVAYLKREKQA, encoded by the coding sequence ATGACCAAGTGGGAATACGTGACCGTGCCGCTGCTCGTGCATGCGACGAAGCAGATTCTGGACACCTGGGGCGAGGACGGCTGGGAGCTGGTCCAGGTCGTGCCCGGCCCGAACAACCCCGAGCAGCTCGTGGCCTACCTGAAGCGGGAGAAGCAGGCATGA
- a CDS encoding TetR family transcriptional regulator C-terminal domain-containing protein has product MPPPRLAVSPSRCLADAPTRHFGGRTLDFIGERAEHYTAPDPTHALALRAQLEDMRMRELQDVPDVVENSTDWGEFQSSAVFDAALRAQLRDATRQWADDLAALIERAQEAGTADPDVSAPDAAERLSALAEGLSTRWLSGSASLERVRELLRGGIERELGAAGPAGRNSRSSRSSREA; this is encoded by the coding sequence ATGCCGCCCCCTCGTCTCGCCGTATCGCCGTCTCGCTGTCTCGCTGACGCACCGACTCGCCATTTCGGCGGCCGTACGCTCGACTTCATCGGGGAACGCGCTGAGCACTACACCGCGCCGGACCCCACGCACGCCCTCGCCCTGCGCGCCCAGTTGGAGGACATGCGCATGCGCGAGCTGCAGGACGTTCCCGACGTCGTGGAGAACAGCACGGACTGGGGTGAGTTCCAGTCCAGCGCGGTCTTCGACGCCGCGCTGCGTGCCCAGCTCCGGGACGCGACCCGGCAGTGGGCGGACGACCTGGCCGCTCTCATCGAGCGGGCCCAGGAGGCCGGTACGGCCGATCCCGACGTCTCGGCGCCGGACGCCGCCGAGCGGCTCAGCGCGCTCGCCGAGGGGCTCAGTACGCGCTGGCTGAGCGGCTCGGCCTCCTTGGAACGAGTTCGTGAGCTGCTGCGCGGCGGCATCGAACGCGAGCTGGGGGCAGCCGGACCGGCCGGCCGGAACAGCCGAAGCAGCCGAAGCAGCCGGGAAGCGTGA
- a CDS encoding Crp/Fnr family transcriptional regulator has translation MDDVLRRAPLFAALDDEQAAELRASMGEVTLARGDALFHEGEPGDRLYVVTEGKVKLHRTSPDGRENMLAVLGPGELIGELSLFDPGPRTATATALTEVKLLGLGHGDLQPWLNARPEVATALLRAVARRLRKTNDQMSDLVFSDVPGRVARALLDLSRRFGVQSEEGIHVVHDLTQEELAQLVGASRETVNKALADFAGRGWLRLEARAVILLDVERLAKRSR, from the coding sequence GTGGACGACGTTCTGCGGCGCGCACCGCTCTTCGCGGCGCTCGATGACGAGCAGGCGGCGGAGCTGCGCGCCTCGATGGGAGAGGTCACGCTCGCCCGCGGCGACGCCCTGTTCCACGAAGGGGAGCCCGGCGACCGCCTGTACGTGGTCACCGAGGGCAAGGTGAAGCTGCACCGCACCTCCCCGGACGGCCGCGAGAACATGCTCGCCGTCCTCGGCCCGGGTGAGCTGATCGGTGAGCTGTCCCTGTTCGACCCGGGCCCGCGTACCGCCACCGCCACCGCGCTGACCGAGGTCAAGCTGCTCGGCCTGGGTCACGGCGACCTCCAGCCCTGGCTGAACGCCCGGCCCGAGGTGGCCACCGCGCTGCTGCGCGCCGTCGCCCGCCGGCTGCGCAAGACCAACGACCAGATGTCCGACCTGGTCTTCTCGGACGTCCCCGGCCGCGTGGCCCGCGCGCTGCTCGACCTCTCGCGCCGCTTCGGCGTGCAGTCGGAGGAGGGCATCCACGTCGTCCACGACCTGACGCAGGAGGAGCTGGCCCAGCTCGTCGGCGCGTCCCGGGAGACCGTCAACAAGGCCCTCGCGGACTTCGCGGGCCGCGGCTGGCTGCGCTTGGAGGCGCGCGCCGTGATCCTGCTGGACGTCGAACGCCTGGCCAAGCGCTCGCGCTGA
- a CDS encoding nucleotidyltransferase domain-containing protein, with product MGAGLDAQGFFVREGSLAKVTAAFLPAVQEIRARIADHFDGSRLHSTYLYGSVPRGTALPGVSDLDVLLALRSAPTAADRAATRRVEAEVDARCPVVDGVGILLYAADTLLSEAERYDLGWFLACLCTPLSGPDLAEHLPRYRPTSLLARETNGDLFQVLPALREQAAAVATEAERTALTRRVARRLVRTGFTLVMPRWDGWTSDLDESAEVFGSYYPARAEQMRAVARAARTPADGVPLLTGMLDDLGPWLAEEYLAVHGAKTSRPDA from the coding sequence ATGGGGGCGGGGCTGGACGCGCAGGGCTTCTTCGTACGGGAAGGGTCCCTGGCCAAGGTGACGGCGGCCTTCCTGCCGGCCGTCCAGGAGATACGCGCCCGGATCGCCGACCACTTCGACGGCTCACGGCTGCACAGCACGTACCTGTACGGCAGCGTCCCGCGCGGTACGGCACTCCCCGGCGTCTCCGACCTCGACGTACTACTGGCGCTCCGGTCCGCCCCCACAGCGGCCGACCGGGCCGCCACCCGCCGCGTCGAGGCGGAGGTGGACGCCCGCTGCCCCGTGGTCGACGGCGTCGGCATCCTGCTGTACGCCGCGGACACGCTGCTCAGCGAGGCGGAGCGGTACGACCTGGGATGGTTCCTGGCCTGTCTGTGCACCCCGCTGTCCGGACCCGACCTCGCCGAGCACCTCCCGCGCTACCGCCCCACCTCACTGCTCGCCCGCGAGACCAACGGTGACCTCTTCCAGGTCCTGCCCGCGCTGCGCGAACAGGCCGCTGCCGTCGCCACGGAAGCCGAGCGCACCGCACTGACCCGGCGGGTGGCCCGTCGGCTCGTACGGACCGGATTCACGCTGGTGATGCCCCGGTGGGACGGCTGGACGAGCGACCTCGATGAGTCCGCCGAGGTGTTCGGCAGCTATTACCCGGCGCGGGCAGAGCAGATGCGCGCCGTAGCGCGCGCGGCGCGCACGCCCGCCGACGGTGTGCCACTGCTCACCGGGATGCTGGACGATCTCGGGCCCTGGCTGGCGGAGGAGTATCTCGCCGTACATGGGGCGAAGACTTCCCGCCCCGACGCTTGA